The region GGTGGACATCGCGAACGCGGCCAGCGCCCACCCCGGGTCGGCCCGGCCGACGGCGCTCAGGTCCACGCCGGTGAGCTGGTAGAGCAGGACCAGGCCGACCACGGTGGCGACGATGACGCTGACCACGGTGCGCGGCCGCATCCGCTCCACCCGCGCCGGTTCGGCGGGAGCCTCGGGGGCGACCTCGACCACCGCCTCGCGCAGCCGGCCGATGAGCCCCTTGCGGGCGCGCAGCGCGCGGCGCAGCGGGTAGGGCAGCCCGGGCGGTTGCAGGAACGGCAGGATCGCGGCGGTGGCGGGCACCCCCAGAGCGCGCACGGCGGAGGCGACGGCGCGTTCGGCGCCCACCCGGGTGGCCAGCAGGGCGACCAGGGCGGCGGAGTCCAGGGAGACGGTCAGGGGCGGCGCGGCCACCGAGCCGCGGCCCACCCCGGTGAACACGATCCCCCCGTGCTCCAGGTCGGTCCCGACGGTGGCCCCGTGCAGGTCGCCGTGGGCGATGCGGTGCCGGTGCAGCAGCCCCAGCGCCTCCCAGCAGCGGTCGAGCAGGGCGTCGGTGAACTCCTCCTCGGCCAGGTCGTCCAGGGGCCGGACCCCGGGCAGCTCGCGGACCAGCAGGACGGTGCCGGGCCGGGGCTCGCCGACGGCCAGCACCCGGGGGGTGGCCACCCCGGCGTCGCGCACGGCGTGGGCCATGAGGGCGGCGTGCTCGGCGCGGCGGCGCACCCCGTAGAGCATGCGGGGGGCGAAGGGGCCGCGCAGCAGCAGCAGGTCGCGCAGCCTCCGCCAGAACCCGGCGGTGTTCTCCGAGCCGAGCACGACGGCCTCGGCGCGCCCGCCGCCGGCCAGTTCGACCAGGTGGCGGGGGTCGCCCTCGGGGTCGGTCCCGGCCGGGACCACGTCGGCGGGCTCCAGGCCGAACCGGCGCAGCTCGGCGCGGATCGCGTCGTCGGCGGGGGGCGGGGTGCCCGCGCCGACGGCGTAGCCGAGCAGCCCGGCGCAGGTGGCGCCGGCGACGGCGGTGAGCAGCAGGGCGGGCAGGCTGGTGACCCCGGCCAGCAGGGCGCAGGCGGCGGCGGTGGCGGTGGCGGCCCACAGCAGGGAGCGCACGCGGGGCTGGCCGGCCGGCATGGTGAGGAGGTAGGCCAGGGCGGCGGCGACATAGCCCAGGGTGGCGCCGGTGAACAGGTCGCCGGGGGCGCCGGGCAGGCCCGGGGGGACCCGGTCGGGGCCGATGAGCGTGTACAGGACCGCGTTGACCAGGGAGGTGAGCGCGTAGGCGGCGACGGCGGCCGCGCCGGCCCGCAGCAGGTCGCGCAGGGCCCCGGTGAAGAGGGTGATCAGGACCGAGGCGCAGATCAGGACGATGAGGGCGAGGTTGGCGCCCAGCGCGGCGAGGAAGAGCGGTCCGGCGGGCAGCAGGGAGCGCAGGGCGTCGGGGCCGGCCTGGCCGTCGGTGGCGGCCCGGGCGGCGAGCAGGATCACCGCGATCACGCACAGTCCGCCGACCCCCACGAGGAGGTCGACGGGTCTGCGCGGAGCGCGCACTGTGGTGGGGCCGGGGGACGGGTCCCCCGTGGCGGTCGTCGTCACCCCACCAGCCTGCCCGACGGCGGGAGTGCACGGGCACCGGGACGGGGGCGTTTCGCGCGGTCCGTTCGGCGCCTCCCGGCCGCCCCGGCGCGCGGCGCCCCGGAGACGCGGACGGGGGCGCCCGGCGGGCGCCCCCGTGCCCGGGGCCGTGTCGGGCCGGGCCGTGTCGGGCCGGACGGCGTCAGGCCGGCGGGGGCAGCAGTTCGCGCCGGTAGGCCGGGACCAGGTTGCGCGGTACGAGGTACTCGCGTCCGCCCAGGGTGAGGGGCACCAGGTCGGGGGTCTTCGCCCGCCACTGCGAGCGGCGCGTGCGGGTGTTGGCGCGCGACATCCTGCGCTTGGGTACGGCCATCGTGTCCTGTCCTGGAATGTTCGGCGGCGGGGCCCGCGGGCCCCGCCGTCACCGTGTGTCTTACTTGTTGTAGCGGCGCTTGAAGCGCTCGACGCGGCCGGCGGTGTCCACGACGCGGGCGTTGCCGGTGTAGAACGGGTGGCTCGCGCTGGAGATCTCGACGTCGATCACCGGGTAGGTGTTGCCGTCCTCCCACTCGACCGTCTTGTCGCTGGTCCGGGTGGACCGGGTGAGGATGGCGAAGTCGCCGGCGCGGTCGCGGAAGACGACGGGGCGGTAGTCGGGGTGGATGCCCTTCTTCATGTCCGTGTGCCCTTTCCGGGGTCGGGGTGCGTGTACGCGGTGGCGGCCGGGGTGCGGCGCGGGGTCAGCGCTCTTCCCTGAAGTCGACGTGGCGGCGGACCACCGGGTCGTACTTGCGCAGGGTGAGGCGGTCGGGGTTGTTGCGCCGGTTCTTGCGGGTCACGTAGGTGTATCCGGTCCCGGCCGTGGACTTGAGCTTGATGATGGGGCGGACGTCGTTGCGCGCCATGGGACTCTCCTTCACCTGTGGACTGCGGGGCCGCTGTGCACCCTAGAAGGAAATGATAACCGTTTTTATTTCCTCCGCGCGACGCGAGTCCCGCCTGCGGGCAATTGGTTACTCTGTGTGGTTATCTCATCACTATTGGAGAGATTCGTCGCGAGCGCGACACACCCCCGGAGGGGACCCATGCCCGACCGCACCCGGCCGACCGCCGCGGCCGCACCCGCCGTGTCCCGGCGCAGCCTGCTCTGCGCCGCGGGCGCGGGGACCCTGGCCGCCGCCCTGGGCGGAACGCCCGTCCCGGCCCTGGCCGCCCCCGACGACGGGGCCCCGGGGTTCACCGAGGTCCCGGTGACCCGCACCGACCGGGTGACCGTCCCGGCCGGGTACACCGCCCGCGTCCTGCTGCCCTGGGGCGCGCCGATCGCCCCGGGCGGGCCCGTCTGGCGGCCCGACGCCTCGAACACCGCCGCCCACGCCGGGCAGCAGGTCGGCACCGGGCACAGCGGTCTGCACTACCTGCCGCTGGGCCCCTCCCGCGAGGGCACCCGCAACGGTGTGCTGGTGCTCGGGCACGGCGCGCTGGACCCGGCGCTGCTGCACCCCGACGGCGGCCGCGCCGACACCCCCGAGCGCGCCGCCAAGGAGATCGCCTCCCTGGGGGCGACCGTGGTGCGGGTCGAGCTGTCCGAGGGGCGCTGGCGGATGGCGCGCGACGAGCTCAACCGGCGGATCACCGCCGACACCCCCGTGGTGTTCTCCGGCCCCCTGGCCGAGCACGAGGCCTTGGACACCGGGGCCGAACCGCTGGGCACCACCGGCGGGTCCGCGTACGCGGTCACCCCCTGGCACACCTACCTGACCGGGGAGGACGCCTTCGCCGACGCCTTCGGGACCCGGGACCCCTCCTGGCGCCCGCGGTCCGAACACGAGGCCTACGGGCTGACCGCGGACTCCGCCCGCGGCTGGCACCGGCACCTGTCCCGGTTCGACCTGGCCCGCACGCCCGGGGAGGCCGACCGGTTCGGCTGGGTGGTGGAGATCGACCCGTTCGACCCGCAGGGCCCGCCCGCCAAGCGCACCGCGCTG is a window of Nocardiopsis changdeensis DNA encoding:
- a CDS encoding PhoX family protein; translated protein: MPDRTRPTAAAAPAVSRRSLLCAAGAGTLAAALGGTPVPALAAPDDGAPGFTEVPVTRTDRVTVPAGYTARVLLPWGAPIAPGGPVWRPDASNTAAHAGQQVGTGHSGLHYLPLGPSREGTRNGVLVLGHGALDPALLHPDGGRADTPERAAKEIASLGATVVRVELSEGRWRMARDELNRRITADTPVVFSGPLAEHEALDTGAEPLGTTGGSAYAVTPWHTYLTGEDAFADAFGTRDPSWRPRSEHEAYGLTADSARGWHRHLSRFDLARTPGEADRFGWVVEIDPFDPQGPPAKRTALGRLGHRGLVVARSLGRPVVYMTDDAHVYKFVAARPWREARGPSASPLDEGALYALRLDADGTGTWLPLAHGRTGLTARDGFADQAAVLLRARRAAAAVGATGFRGPGRPAVHPRTGEVYLPEAGEGGGGRLLAWTEGAMDHAATVLAWREFARAGQGTGFASPGGVFSGADGRLWITTDVTGLGRDDGREQLGNSALLCADPDSGRVRRFMTGPRGCGIAGVSATPDQRTLFVAVRGPGSSDARWGEPTAEDPRAVGNWPGFDPQGRPRCAVVAVRKDDGGTVGT
- the rpmG gene encoding 50S ribosomal protein L33; this encodes MARNDVRPIIKLKSTAGTGYTYVTRKNRRNNPDRLTLRKYDPVVRRHVDFREER
- a CDS encoding type B 50S ribosomal protein L31 is translated as MKKGIHPDYRPVVFRDRAGDFAILTRSTRTSDKTVEWEDGNTYPVIDVEISSASHPFYTGNARVVDTAGRVERFKRRYNK
- a CDS encoding lysylphosphatidylglycerol synthase transmembrane domain-containing protein, whose amino-acid sequence is MTTTATGDPSPGPTTVRAPRRPVDLLVGVGGLCVIAVILLAARAATDGQAGPDALRSLLPAGPLFLAALGANLALIVLICASVLITLFTGALRDLLRAGAAAVAAYALTSLVNAVLYTLIGPDRVPPGLPGAPGDLFTGATLGYVAAALAYLLTMPAGQPRVRSLLWAATATAAACALLAGVTSLPALLLTAVAGATCAGLLGYAVGAGTPPPADDAIRAELRRFGLEPADVVPAGTDPEGDPRHLVELAGGGRAEAVVLGSENTAGFWRRLRDLLLLRGPFAPRMLYGVRRRAEHAALMAHAVRDAGVATPRVLAVGEPRPGTVLLVRELPGVRPLDDLAEEEFTDALLDRCWEALGLLHRHRIAHGDLHGATVGTDLEHGGIVFTGVGRGSVAAPPLTVSLDSAALVALLATRVGAERAVASAVRALGVPATAAILPFLQPPGLPYPLRRALRARKGLIGRLREAVVEVAPEAPAEPARVERMRPRTVVSVIVATVVGLVLLYQLTGVDLSAVGRADPGWALAAFAMSTVCMVAAAMVLIGFVPVRLPWWRSVLVQYAASFVRIAAPAGLGSIAVNTRFAIKAGASTPLALSGVGLGQLVGLLVHVPLLLVCAYLTGTSYWTGFTPSPTVVTIAIAVTVLVAAVLLAPKLRRAIADRVRPYLRGVLPRLLDTLQRPASLAIGLGGTVLLTVAFVLCLYFSVLAFAPDAAQVSLVAVAVVFLAGNAVGSAAPTPGGLGAVEAALIGGLTTVAGVPAAVALPAVLLFRVLTFWFPVLPGWGAFSYLQRREAV
- the rpmF gene encoding 50S ribosomal protein L32, with the translated sequence MAVPKRRMSRANTRTRRSQWRAKTPDLVPLTLGGREYLVPRNLVPAYRRELLPPPA